The following proteins are encoded in a genomic region of Oryza brachyantha chromosome 11, ObraRS2, whole genome shotgun sequence:
- the LOC102716818 gene encoding uncharacterized protein LOC102716818 gives MSEHASASKAVGWSAGVFSLSDGICHVDTLVGREIALLSVLEKIPLSLPAVLSPPAIAISAACRSPGPLPRRLTADLPIHAAPPPASLPAAGGGAAAGWPGTDLRAGGRPHRRPCRGGSGGRRAVAQVRQDGLGAPLGGARSAASSSSRSASIRRRRTRGRAPVVMCGSGGGADLRRRRGWRVRVEFFSPPFAFVLVFFSFLLHSTEEELNIFMEDSVAVKRPQRGRCNCFHGSNYEEGQAGGALENLKGFVQNASVVERNLLAGTSRIAERCGKKCKARADYRRMVADGLRPLGYHGVVCR, from the exons ATGAGCGAACATGCAAGCGCGAGCAAGGCAGTTGGCTGGTCCGCTGGCGTGTTTTCCCTGAGCGATGGGATATGCCACGTGGACACTCTCGTTGGCCGAGAAATTGCCTTGCTTTCGGTATTAGAGAAGATTCCCCTTTCCCTCCCCGCAGTTCTCTCTCCACCGGCGATTGccatctccgccgcctgccgctcCCCAGgtcctcttcctcgccgcctcacTGCCGACCTGCCCATCCATGCTGCACCGCCTCCGGCTAGCCTCCCCGCGGCTGGCGGGGGTGCCGCAGCTGGGTGGCCCGGCACAGATCTGCGCGCCGGAGGCCGGCCGCACCGTCGTCCTTGTCGGGGCGGATCCGGCGGGCGTCGGGCGGTGGCGCAGGTTCGTCAGGATGGCCTCGGGGCGCCACTGGGAGGAGCTCGCTCGGCAGCATCATCGTCCTCCCGCTCGGCGTCGATACGACGGCGGCGTACCCGAGGTAGAGCTCCGGTGGTGATGTGCGGATCTGGCGGCGGGGCAgacctccggcggcggcgtgggtggAGAGTGAGAGTGGAGTTTTTCTCGCCTCCCTTCGCCTTTGTTctcgttttcttttctttccttttgcaCTCCACCGAAGAGGAACTAAACATCTTCATGGAGGATTCCGTGGCTGTCAAGCGGCCGCAACGTGGGCGATGTAACTGCTTCCACGGCAGCAACTATGAGGAAGGTCAAGCTGGTGGCGCCTTGGAGAATCTGAAG GGTTTTGTGCAGAACGCGAGTGTCGTTGAGCGGAACCTTCTCGCAGGCACGTCGAGGATCGCAGAGAGGTGCGGCAAAAAATGCAAGGCCAGGGCGGACTACCGCCGCATGGTGGCCGATGGACTACGGCCTCTCGGCTACCACGGCGTCGTCTGCCGTTAA